The sequence GAGCTTGGGGTCGTCCTTGAAGTAGCCGCCCAGGTTGGTCCGCAGGGTCCAGCCGATCGTCGCGCCGGCGGGCGTCGAGACCCGCACGTGGGCGTCGTCGGCCGAGCGCTCGTCGATGCGCACGCGATCCCATCGAGGAATACGCCGGCCCTGCGAAGCGAAGGCCGGCGGGCCCCCGCGCACGACCGCGTCGGGATCGAGCACGGTCTCGACGTCACCGACGCGTGCCAGCGGAATCTCGCGATCGAAGTCGATCTCGGGGTCGTCGGGCACGTCGCCGTAGTCTCCGCCCTCGAAGATCGCGAGCTCGTCGGCCGCCAGGTAGGCAGCCACACGATCCAGCACGCCGGCATCGAGGTCGACCAACAGCGGCGAGTGTCGGAACGCGTCGATGCCGATGCGCTGCGCGTGGGCCACGATGGCGTCGAGCTGACGCTGCGACAGCGGAGTCTGCACGAGGCGACGCACGGTCGACTCGGTCGCGATCGCCTGCGCGCGGGCGTCCTGGATCACCGCTGCGCGCGAGGCACCCGCAACAGCCGCCGCGAGGCTTCGACCTGCGATCCACGCCAAGCCGTCGTGGCTGAGCGAGGGTTGCGACGCCGGCACTTCCTCGGGGTCGTCGACGTCGCGCAGCAGCTCGAGACGCAGCTCCCCGCGGCGCGCCAAGGAGAGGTCGATGGCCGGGCGTTCGAGCGTGGAGAGATCGAGCGAACCGCGAAACGTCTCGGGCGTGGCCATGCCCGCGCTAGCGTATCGGAGCCCGCGCGACGCGGACGCGCGCGCGACCTGACGACGTTCGGCCCGCGCCCGCGACCGTGGTCGCGAGCGTGGGCCGTTGGATCGTTCGCGCCGACGTACCGGCGCGCAGGCCCGAGGTTGGTCTCGGGAGACCCGCACTACTGGCAGGCGAGGTGGACGTCGATCACCGCACCGTGCTCGATCGCGCCGCCGCGTCCGACGAAGGTGAACGACGCCCGCTCGACGCCGCAGTTGCCCCGATCGTCGCAGCGCTGCTCGACCTGGTAGCCCAGCTCGATGTCGAGCACACCGAAGGCCGACAGCGGCAGCTGCTCGCCGGCGACACCGCGCCGATCACCGTCGACATCGCTCCACAGCACCAGACGATCGAACGCGGCGTCCGCGGGCGTGATGCGTCCGTCATGATCGTCGTCGAGCTCGGCGAGCGCCATGAAGCCCTGACTCGCGCGGGCGCCACTGGCCAGCCGCGTACCCGAGCCGAAGAGCTCGCGACCATCGCCGATGAGGCCGTCGCCGTCGCGATCGAGCGCGAGCCACGGCGTGGTGGCGGTGGGCCAGTCGGTGCCGAGGCACGCGCCCTTCACGTCGAGGTCGAACGCGGCGGTGCCGGTGGCGTATTCGGGTTCGCTGCGATCGAAGGAGAACACCAGCGGGGTGCCTTCTTCGCCGCCGCCGTTGCCGGCGCAGACGCAGCCCATGGGGTCTTCGCAGGTCCACGTCGGCGCGCCCTCGACCAGCTCGCAGTGCGCGAGCTCCCCGCTGCCCGGGCACTCCGAGATGTCGCCCGGGTTGCACGCCGGCGTCAGACACGGACCCCACTGCTCGCCATCGCAGTACTGCATGCCCTCGGGGACCTCGTCGCTGGCGCACGTCCGCGACACGCCGGCCGCGTCGCAGACCGGTGGCGCCTCGTTGCCGGTCGACGAACTTGCGTCGTCGTCGGTGTCGCCATCGGTGTCGTCGTCGGTGTCGCCGTCGGTGTCGCCATCGTCGTCGGTGTCGCCCTGGCTCGCCGAGGCCTGGTTCGACACCACGTCATTGCCGTCGTCCTTCTCGACATCGCACGCCACCGCCATCGAACCCACGCACAAGCCAACCATGCACACTCTACGCATCCAACTTCGCCTCCGCGCCCCGACAGGTGGGCGCCTTCGACCGTACGAGTGTCGACCTCGGGGCCGTCGATCGCTGGCGAGGGAGAAAAAAATCTCGGGCCACGACCGGGCGATCGCGCGCCCCTCGCCTCGTTGCGAGCCCGCGGGCTCCGCTGCTACGCTGGCTTGCATGGTGGGTATGGACGGGTGGAGTGGCCGAGGCCGCGGGGGCCGGCGATGGAGGCTGGGCGCGCTGGTGCTGCACTGTGCTCCTGTGGTCGCTTCGGTCGGCGCTTGTGTCGGCGCCGAGTCGGCGGACGCGCTGCCGGGCTCGTCGTCCGGTGGCGCAGAGGCGAGCAGCAGCGGTGGTGGGGTCGCGGACGACGCGTCGGGCATCAGTGCCGGCGACACCGCGGGTGCCGCCGACGACGGTGTGCCGCCGGGCTGCGACGACGGTAGCAACGGCTACAGCATGACCAGCGACACCGGCGGCAGCGCCGAGGACAGCGGCGGCGGACTGGGTGACGACATCCCCATCGGCGCGACCGTGTTCGCGGTGCGCGGCGGTGAGTTCGGGCCCGGCACGCTGATCGAGATCACCGACGTGGTCGTGATCGCTCCGGTGGTCGCAGTGGGCACTGGCAGCCTCTTGTTCGTACAAGCGGTGGACGGCGGCGAGTACTCCGGCATCTCCGTGCACGTACCGGCCTCGGTGCCGGCGGTCGACCCGGGCATGCGCGTGCGCGTCGTCGGCCGCGTCGCAATCGATCTCAGCTCGACGCAGATCGTCGTCGACGAGGTGCTGGGCGAGGTCGTCGACGATGGTGACGCACCGATCCCCGACGCGACCACGCTCGCCGCCGACGAGCTCGCGGCACCGAGCTCGGGGCCTGCGCCGTGGGAGAGCACGCTCGTGCGCATCGCGACGCCCACCGTCCGCGACGACGGCGTATGCCCCGGCGAGTTCGCCCTCACCGGCGCGCTGCGGGTCGACGATCTGTTCCTCGGCGCGCAGGCACCCTCGCCGGCGGCCGGGGCCACCTACGCCGCGATCACCGGCGTGCTGCGCTTCACCGACGACGACTTCGAGCTCGCGCCGCGCTCGCTCGCGGACCTCGAGATGTGATGGCGCCCGCATGCCGCCCCACGCGGGCGGGGGGCCGCGCCGCTCGAGCCGCTCACGACAGCGGTGGATCCCAGTTCGACGCCTCGGGCACGCCGGGCGGCGGCAGGTGAATCGGCGTGCGGACACCGAGCGAGCCGCCCTTGATGGTCGTGCTGCCGGTGATGCAGTCGACGCTGTAGTCGCGGGTGCCGAGCGCATCGTTGACGCTGGTGCTGCGAAACACGTGGGCCTCGAGGGAGATCGTCGACGTGCCGCGCGCGAGGCGTGAGCCGTCGAGGTAGCCCCACACCGTCACGACCTTCTTGTTCTCCCACACGCCGGTGCCGCCCTCGAGCTTCCACTCGCGGTAGACCACGATGACTTCCATGCGCCCCTGTCGCCACTCGTCGATCAGCATCTTGCCGGCCTCGTCGCCGCCGTCCTCGATGGTGAACGAGATGTGTCCTTGGCCCTGGCCGGCCTGGATGTTGCTGTCGTCCATGTCCACCGCACCCAGGTAGGCGTTGGTGAAGTAGCCGCCTTGGTGGTCCTTCAGCACCAGCGCGCCGCCGTCGGGGATCCACGCGCGAGTCTGGTCGTTGTCGTTCGACGGCATCGCGGTGAACACATGGATGGAACGCTTCTTCGAGTCGGTGCTCATGGTGTCTGTTGGGCTGCAGACGATGGGATGCCCCGGCGCGACTGCGGTTCACAGGGCGCGTTCGATCGCGCCTTGGCCTCACTCCCACCGTCGCAGGGACGCCGCATCACCGCACGCCAGCGGATCCGCGAGGTCCACGGCCGGCATGTGGCCGCCCACGATCGCGCCCATGGCCTGGCATGGACCCTGGGCGGAGGGGACCAAGCCCGTGAGATCCGGATCGGCTTCGACGGCGTCGAGATCGAAGCCGTAGGTCGCGCGCCACCCAGCCAGGTCGAATGCGCCCCCCGCCGCGCCGTAGTTCTCGGCCTCCGCGAAGCCGAACGACGCGGCGCCAGACTCGGCGTGATAGCAGTTCGCCGCCAGCGTGACACCAACCGCGTAGGCGTCGTGCAGCGCATCACTCATGTAAGGATTGAAGAGCACGGTGCGCCGCTCGCCGCTGTGATCGCTGCTGGTGTCGACGACGAGGTTGCGCTCGATCGCATTGTCGGTGAGATCGGCCCAGCCCTCGCCTTGCCAATCGAGCGTCGGCGACACGTAGATCCCCACCGTGGTGATCAACGTATTGGCCTCGATCCACTGATCCCACTGGTGCGTGGGACCGCCGAAGTCGATGCTCGAGATCCCGACCGCGCTGTCGACCACGACGTTGTGGTGCACGTGCGCGTGCGCCGTGCCGATGCCGACGCCGAACACGTTGCCCTCGAAGTAGCAGTCGTGGACCTCGAAGGTGCCCGCGGGTGTGGGGCTCGCGTGCTTGTACTTCACCCCGAACCCCGAGGACTGCGAGTCGGGGCCCTCGCTCTGGTAGAAGGCGCAGTGGCGGAGCTCGACCGCGCCGTCGTTCGAGAACAGCACCAAGTTGCCGCTGTTCTCGGTTTGGGTGCCGGCGGCGGCGGCGGTACGGTCGTAGTTGTCGGCGAACACGCTGTCGTGGACGACGACGTCGCCGCTGCCCAGGATCTCGAGCCCCGCGACGTTGTCGGCTGCGACGCCATCGGTGTCGTAGACGAGCACGCTCCCGATGTCGACGCGCTCGGCCTCCTCGATGCGAATGCCGCGTCCATGGGCCTCGCGCACCTCGAGACCTTCGATCACGATGTCGCTGGATTGTGCGACGAGCACCCCGAGCGCGTCGCCCTCGGGTGCGAGGATCGGCCGCTCGCTGGGATAGCGCTTGATCGTGATCGGTGCGCCCTCGCCGTGGACGCCGCGCAGGTACAGCACGTAGCTGCCGCCGCCCTCGGGGCCCGAGTCGTCACCCGGGTGGAACACGTCGGTGAGGGTGCCGTCGCGCACGTAGACGACGTCCCCCGGCGCGAGCGCAGTCCACTGCGCCGGCGGGGGATAGACGCCGTAGTAGATGCTGCTGTTGAGGTTGACGAAGCTGCGCCACGGTGACGCCGCCGAGCCGTCGCCAGTGTCGTCGCCCGCGACGGGATCGATGTAGAAGCAGCGGCCGTCGCCGCTCGCCTCGCACGGAGGTTCGGCCGGTGGCGGCGAGCACTCATCCGGCGCGTCACCGGTGGTGGTGTCGTCGCTCGTGGCCGTGGTCGGATCGGAGGCGGAGTCGTCGAGGGTGCCGGAGCCGTCCGCGGTGGACGCTGTGCTCGACGCGCTGTCCGAGGCACCGCCGGTGGTCGAGACCGTGACGGCCGAGTCGCTCATGGCCGAGTCGCCGGCGGGATCCGAGGCGCACGCCACGGCGAGCAGGTGCGGGAACGGGATGGTCGTGATGCGTCGCGGCACGGTGAACCTCGGGAGGTGAAGACCCGCGGCGCGTCGATCGGTTCATGGGAACGTCGAGCTCCCGCCCACGGCCCCCCAAAGTGCCCTCGCTGCGGCGCCCCGACCGGCCCCGCGCGCGCGAACGAACGCCGCGATCAACATCCGCTGGCTCAGGGCGCCAGCCCGCGGAGGATCAGACCGACGTTTTCCTCGATCAGCACCTCGGGATCCGACCACTTCTGCTGCGGCGACAGGATCAGCAGCGCGAGCAGCCCGTGCTGGGCCGCGAGCACGGTCTCGGCCATCGTCACGAGATCGCCCTGACGCACCTGACCGGCCTCCTGGCACCGACGCAGGCCCTCGACCAGGTACATGAACGTGTTGATGCGCGGCCGCCCCCAGCGATCGATGTGCTGCAGCGGCGCTCGGTGATCCCAGTCGTCGCGCGGCCGCCGGGTCAAGAAGACGACGCGGTAGTGATCGGGGTTGGCCAGCCCGAAGCGCAGGTACGCACGCAGCCCCTCGCGCAGGAGATCGATGGGCGCGTCGTCGCGGGCCAACAGGGCGTCGAGCGCCGGAGCGATCTGCGAGAACACCTGATGGCAGACCGTGTCGAGCAGCTCGTCCTTCTCCTGGAAGTAGAGGTAGAGCGCGGTCGACGAGATGCCCACGGCCGCCGCGACCTTGCGCATCGAGACGCCCTCGTAGCCGTCGGACACCAGCAGACTGGTCGCGGCCGCGATGATCTCGTCCTTGCGGTCGGCCCCCTCACCCCGGCGCTTCCGCACGCTCTTGGGCGCGGCCTTCTTGCGCTGCCGGGTCACGGGCCGCTTCGCCGCCATCCCCCTGTTCATGCCACGAAATCGGCCCTGCGGCACGGGTAACATCGGCTATGTTAACGGCGTTCACTGAACACTGGTAACCGAGCGGTTCCGACTCGCCATGCCCGCCACCGCCCTCGAGAGTGCCCCCGCCGCCCCGGCCTCGCGCGCGTCGCCGTGGACGTGGTCGATGACCACGAAGCTCGCGTGGCGGAACCTCGCGCACGATCGCGTGCGGCTGGTGGTGACGCTCGTCGGCATCGTGTTCTCGGTGGTGCTGATGGGGATGCAGTCGGGTCTGCTGGTCGGCTTCACGCGCACGACCACCGGGCTGGTCGACAACGCGCGGGCCGACCTGTGGATGGTGCCCAAGGGCACGCTCGACGTGGATCTCGGCGGACCGCTCGACGAGCGCCGGCGCTACCAGGCGCTCGCGGTCGCTGGCGTGGCGAAGGCCGAACCCTACCTCGTCAACTTCGCCCGCTGGAAGAAGCCCGACGGGGGCACCGAGTCGATCCAGCTCGTGGGTCACCAGCTCGGTGACGTGCTCGGCGGACCGTGGAACCTCGAGGTCGGATCGATCGACGACCTGCGGCGCCCCGACGGCGTCATCGTCGACCGACTCTACGCCGGCAAGCTCGGGGTCTCGGCGGTGGGCGACACCGTCGAGATCAACGGCCGTCGCGCGCGCGTCGTCGGCTTCACCCGGGGCATCCGCACCTTCACGCAGTCGCCCTACGTGTTCACGTCGCTGCCCAACGCCCGCGAGTTTGTCGGGCTGCCCGGCACGACGGTGGGCTACGTGCTGCTCGCGCTGGCGCCCGGTGCCGACGCGGCGGCCGTCGAGTCCGAGATCGAGGCGCGCATCCCCGAGGTCGAGGTCTATCAGAGCGCGGCGTTCGCCGAGTCGTCGTCATCGTACTGGCTGTTCACGACCGGGGCCGGCTTCTCGCTCATCATCTCGGCGCTGCTGGGCCTGGTCGTCGGCATCGTGATCGTCGCGCAGACGCTCTACGCCTCGACGATCGATCGCCTGCCCGAGTACGCGACCCTGAAGGCGATGGGCGCGCCCAACTCGTACCTGTACCGCATCATCGTCGCGCAGGCGGGCATCGGCGCGGTGATCGGCTACGCGGCGGGCATCGTGATCGTCATCGGTCTCGTGTTCGCGTCACGCGAGGCCAGTGCGGCGCCGGTGCTGCCGGTGTCGCTCGCGCTCGGCCTGGGCGCGTTGACGCTGGTGATGTGCATCGGCGCGGCAGTGCTGTCGATCCGCAAGGTGATGGCGATCGACCCGGTGGGGGTGTTCCGATGACATCGATCCTGCGCGCAACCGACATCCGCCACGTCTACGGCAGCGGACCGACGGCGTTCGAGGCCCTGCGCGGGGTCTCGTTCGAGATCCAGCGCGGCGAGGTCGTGCTGCTGCTCGGCCCGTCGGGCTCGGGCAAGACCACGCTGCTGCAGGTCATCGGCGGCCTGCTGCGCCCGACCTCGGGCACGCTGACCCTGGGCGGGCAGTCGCTCGACGGCCTCGACCTCGAGGCGCTCGGTCGGGTGCGGCTGGCCAACTTCGGCTTCGTGTTCCAGGCGTACAACCTGTTCCCCACGCTGACCGCCGCCGAGAACGTCGAGGTCGCGCTCGACCTCATCGGCATCCGCGGCGCGAACGCACGAAGGCGATCGCGGGAGCTGCTCGCCGAGGTCGGCCTCGCCGAGAAGGCCGAGAGCTTTCCCGCGCAGATGTCGGGCGGCCAGAAACAGCGCGTGGCGATCGCCCGCGCCCTCGCGGCCGACCCGGCCGTGGTGCTCGCCGACGAGCCCACCGCCGCGCTCGACTCGCACAGCGGCGCAAAGGTCGTCGGGCTGTTCCGACGCCTGGCCGATCAGGGTCGCGCCGTGGTCATCGTCACCCACGACAGCCGCATCCTCGGCGCGGGGGATCGCATCGTCGAGATGGAAGACGGCGTGGTCGTGCCCGGCACGCATCACGCCGTCGCGCACGGGGCCGACGCCCAGGGAGCACACGCATGAAGACGTCACGATGGGTGGGCATGGCGGCCGTGGCCGCGGCGGTTGCAGGTGGCGCGAGCCTGAACCTGCGCGCGCAGGACGAGCCCGCAGCGCCAGTGGTCGCTGCGGCGCCGCTGGGCCTCGCCGCCCCGGGACGCGTCGAGCCGGCCGGCGAGGAGCGCGAGATCGGAGCCCGCATGCCTGGCCTGCTGGTCGCGGTGCACGTCGACGAGAACGACGTCGTCGAGGCTGGAGCGGTACTCGCCGAGATCGATCGCTCGGATCTCGAGGCCGAGCGCACCGCGGCGCTCGCGACGATCGAGCTGCGCAAGGCCGAGCGGGCGCGGCTCGTCAACGGGGCCCGCTCGCAGGAGCGCCAGGCGGCGAAGGCCCGGGTCGCCGCGGCCGAGGCCTCGCTCGCCCTCGCTCGCAAGGAGCACGCGCGCATCGAGCCGCTCGCGCAGACCGGCGTGCTCACGGCGGCGGAGCTCGATCGTGCCCTCGAGCGGGTCGAGTCCGCGACCGCGCAGTCGTCCGAGGCCAGCAAGCAGCTCGCCCTGCTGCAGGCGGCGACGCGCTCCGACGACGTGAAGATCGCGGACGCGCAGATCGCCGTCGCCGAGGCGCGGCTCGAGGCCATCGACGCCGCCATCGAGAAGTCGTACGTGCGCTCGCCGGTGGCGGGCACGGTGCTGCGCCGGTTCCGTCGCCAAGGCGAGACCGTCGGCACGCAGCCGCCCACGGTGCTCTTCGTGGTCGGCGATCTCTCGCATCGCATGGTGCGCGCGGAGGTCGACGAAGTCGATGTCGCGCGGATCCACGAGGGCGATCGGGTCGAGGTCGTCGCCGATGCGTACCCGGGCCAGCGCTACGGCGGGCGGGTCACGCGGGTCGGGCGTCGGGTCGGCGGCAAGACGGTCACCACCGAGCGCCCGCAGGAGCGCCAGGATCGAAAGGTCCTCGATGCGATGATCGAGCTCGATCCGGGCAGCGAGCTACCCGTGGGATTGCGCGTCGACGTGTTCGTGGTGGACTGAAGCCGAGCATCGGGGCCCGCAGCGGGTTGCCGTGCGAACCCGCCGCACACCAACGGCGCAACCGCCCGCGTCGGGCCCTCGCATGCGCGGTCACAACCCCCGCAGCGAGGCGATCAGCGCGTCGCAGCGCTCGACCGCGCTCGTGCGGCCGAGCGCGGCGAAGTCGGCCCGCGCGTCGCGGGCTAGCACGCGGGCCTCGGCGTCGTCGCGGCCGACCAGCGCCTCGGCGAGCATCAGTCGCACCCGTGCGAAGTCGGCCGCCGCCGCGCCCTCGCGCTCCCAGCCCCGCAGCGCGCGGCGCAGCACCTGCTCGGCCGCGACCGGCTGACCCGCGGCCAGCTGCGACTCGCCGAGCGCGACCAGGTAGGCCGCGAGGTTCGACGATGCGGCGCCCTCGATGCGCTCGCGGATCGCGATCGCGTCCTCCAGCACCGCGACCGCCTCGCGGGCGTCGGCGGGGGTGGTCAGCATCGAGCGGCGCAGCACGGCCGCCAGGTTGTAGAGCGCGTTGGCGACCTCGAGGTCGTCGGCCGCACCACCCCGCGCACTGGCGAGCGCACGGCGCAGCCAAGTCCCGGCCTGCTCGAGGTCGCCCTCGCGCAGCCACGCATTGCCAATCACCCCGAACAGCCGCGCGGTGCTCGGGTGGTGCTCGCCCCACACCGCCAGCGCCTGCGGCACCGCGGGCTCGAGCTCCGTCAGGGCCTCGCGCGCGCGATCGAGTCGGCCGAGCGCACTCGCGAGGTTGATGCGTGCGGCCAGGGTGTCGGGATGCGCC is a genomic window of Deltaproteobacteria bacterium containing:
- a CDS encoding ABC transporter permease gives rise to the protein MTTKLAWRNLAHDRVRLVVTLVGIVFSVVLMGMQSGLLVGFTRTTTGLVDNARADLWMVPKGTLDVDLGGPLDERRRYQALAVAGVAKAEPYLVNFARWKKPDGGTESIQLVGHQLGDVLGGPWNLEVGSIDDLRRPDGVIVDRLYAGKLGVSAVGDTVEINGRRARVVGFTRGIRTFTQSPYVFTSLPNAREFVGLPGTTVGYVLLALAPGADAAAVESEIEARIPEVEVYQSAAFAESSSSYWLFTTGAGFSLIISALLGLVVGIVIVAQTLYASTIDRLPEYATLKAMGAPNSYLYRIIVAQAGIGAVIGYAAGIVIVIGLVFASREASAAPVLPVSLALGLGALTLVMCIGAAVLSIRKVMAIDPVGVFR
- a CDS encoding efflux RND transporter periplasmic adaptor subunit; this encodes MKTSRWVGMAAVAAAVAGGASLNLRAQDEPAAPVVAAAPLGLAAPGRVEPAGEEREIGARMPGLLVAVHVDENDVVEAGAVLAEIDRSDLEAERTAALATIELRKAERARLVNGARSQERQAAKARVAAAEASLALARKEHARIEPLAQTGVLTAAELDRALERVESATAQSSEASKQLALLQAATRSDDVKIADAQIAVAEARLEAIDAAIEKSYVRSPVAGTVLRRFRRQGETVGTQPPTVLFVVGDLSHRMVRAEVDEVDVARIHEGDRVEVVADAYPGQRYGGRVTRVGRRVGGKTVTTERPQERQDRKVLDAMIELDPGSELPVGLRVDVFVVD
- a CDS encoding calcium-binding protein, which produces MVGLCVGSMAVACDVEKDDGNDVVSNQASASQGDTDDDGDTDGDTDDDTDGDTDDDASSSTGNEAPPVCDAAGVSRTCASDEVPEGMQYCDGEQWGPCLTPACNPGDISECPGSGELAHCELVEGAPTWTCEDPMGCVCAGNGGGEEGTPLVFSFDRSEPEYATGTAAFDLDVKGACLGTDWPTATTPWLALDRDGDGLIGDGRELFGSGTRLASGARASQGFMALAELDDDHDGRITPADAAFDRLVLWSDVDGDRRGVAGEQLPLSAFGVLDIELGYQVEQRCDDRGNCGVERASFTFVGRGGAIEHGAVIDVHLACQ
- a CDS encoding right-handed parallel beta-helix repeat-containing protein — its product is MPRRITTIPFPHLLAVACASDPAGDSAMSDSAVTVSTTGGASDSASSTASTADGSGTLDDSASDPTTATSDDTTTGDAPDECSPPPAEPPCEASGDGRCFYIDPVAGDDTGDGSAASPWRSFVNLNSSIYYGVYPPPAQWTALAPGDVVYVRDGTLTDVFHPGDDSGPEGGGSYVLYLRGVHGEGAPITIKRYPSERPILAPEGDALGVLVAQSSDIVIEGLEVREAHGRGIRIEEAERVDIGSVLVYDTDGVAADNVAGLEILGSGDVVVHDSVFADNYDRTAAAAGTQTENSGNLVLFSNDGAVELRHCAFYQSEGPDSQSSGFGVKYKHASPTPAGTFEVHDCYFEGNVFGVGIGTAHAHVHHNVVVDSAVGISSIDFGGPTHQWDQWIEANTLITTVGIYVSPTLDWQGEGWADLTDNAIERNLVVDTSSDHSGERRTVLFNPYMSDALHDAYAVGVTLAANCYHAESGAASFGFAEAENYGAAGGAFDLAGWRATYGFDLDAVEADPDLTGLVPSAQGPCQAMGAIVGGHMPAVDLADPLACGDAASLRRWE
- a CDS encoding ABC transporter ATP-binding protein codes for the protein MTSILRATDIRHVYGSGPTAFEALRGVSFEIQRGEVVLLLGPSGSGKTTLLQVIGGLLRPTSGTLTLGGQSLDGLDLEALGRVRLANFGFVFQAYNLFPTLTAAENVEVALDLIGIRGANARRRSRELLAEVGLAEKAESFPAQMSGGQKQRVAIARALAADPAVVLADEPTAALDSHSGAKVVGLFRRLADQGRAVVIVTHDSRILGAGDRIVEMEDGVVVPGTHHAVAHGADAQGAHA
- a CDS encoding TetR/AcrR family transcriptional regulator, which translates into the protein MAAKRPVTRQRKKAAPKSVRKRRGEGADRKDEIIAAATSLLVSDGYEGVSMRKVAAAVGISSTALYLYFQEKDELLDTVCHQVFSQIAPALDALLARDDAPIDLLREGLRAYLRFGLANPDHYRVVFLTRRPRDDWDHRAPLQHIDRWGRPRINTFMYLVEGLRRCQEAGQVRQGDLVTMAETVLAAQHGLLALLILSPQQKWSDPEVLIEENVGLILRGLAP